Below is a genomic region from Kwoniella dejecticola CBS 10117 chromosome 4, complete sequence.
CGATGCGAAGCCCGATCATCTCAAGAGTCTCGTTCCTCCTCGTGAGCAATGGGATCAGGTCCATGACTAGTAGTGCGTGCCCACTCCGTCTCGTGACGGGGCGATTGGTTATGAATAATATCGCCCGCTTCCATCCTGAACTCTTGAGATACTCATACAGACTCGTACCGCACTTGTGTCATGACTCATATACCCAGTTTATGGGCTCCGAATTATCCATCGTCGAGCGTCCTTCGTGTCTCCATAATCTGATTCGTCTTGTCGTCAGTATTGGAGTGTCCTGCATTTGCGATAACATCGCAGACGAGACGAGGCCGTACGATACCCCACGTCATCTGGTGCAGAGTCGTTGAGCTCAATCTCTCATTTTCCAATCCGATTGGCTCGCGAGCGCACAAGGACCGTCAAAGGAAATGGTAGTCCCTCCCCGTGacccatctcagcttcatcatcacgGTGTCGCGGTACGCCTTGCTGGGTCATCACGAGAGAATCGAAGTTGAGCACAGCGATTCATATAGAAAGAGTCCCCGTTTCTAGACACCTACGTGACACAACTCGGCTAATTTTGGTTGTTCTTCTCAATGCTATTTCTGTGTGTCCCCACCTTTACTTCTTGAGCAACATGCCTACAAACAGCTCAAAGTCATTTGAGCGTGTGATTATTCCCGTTTTATGCCTGCTGAATGCTTTTGATGAGGGGCGCAGTTGACCTTTAAACAACGTGCGGGTTCACCAAAGACTATGGGGTGATGTATCGAGGCTCCTATGGCACCAAGCATACTGGTCGACCTGCACTGGTACTTGCCCGAGACCCTTCATAAATTGATGCTCAAGACTGGTTCTGACCAAAGACCAAACGGCACTGGTCAATAGCACTACTGCACTCTCCGAGTCAGCCGTATCACCAGAAAGCGAAGCTAGAATGTCATGCTATAGCGCATGAGACAACACCGAGTAAGGCCCCCGATCCAAACCTAGCTTTCCTTGGACTGAGATGGATAGATGTATCATCTCTGTCTATCTGCCTGCGGACAAGTTACACAAAGATGTCTAGTCGGCCTTCATAAATATGATCCACTTGATCCGTGATTAATGAGTCGCCTTTGGAAGGAGAACGAGACAGAGCTAGCGAACATTGTTTCGTATGGTGAGAAAGACGGCAGGCTTTGGTGGGGATGAATGAAGCCACAGAACTCTGAGCAACAGTCTTATGTACATGTACGAGTCGGAATGCTGCAAAGCTATCAGTGGTCCACCCCGAGCAGTACCAAGCGAAGAGATCAGAAGAACAGTACGAGCGACCGTCGGTAAGACACGACTCTCATTCACTTGACAGCGTGGTCTTGATTGAATGAACCTACTCATGCAAGGACTGTAGTGCTCGTATCGGAAACATACGGTGCGCAACGCTTGCATTGCAGAAAAACATGGATTTACCGTCGATTCAGTAAAGCACGCGACTGTCTCTCGTAGAAATTTCCGCTCGAAACAAGGTAATTGTTGCATCGTATCTCGACATGTCTTCAGAGGTATGTTCACAGCCGATCGTCGACGCTTGTAGACTCTCTAGCTTGCCAGGTTGGCCCGAACATGATACCTTGCAATCAATGCAAGGAGTTCCGATCAGCCCTTCGCCATCCCGTCGCGTCTCTGTATTTGCCACCCTCGCCCTGCGCGAACGGCGCTCGCCGCTTTTGAGAGAGGTGAATGGGATTTTTGAAAAGTTCAACATCCTCCACCGCTTGTAACAAAATGAATCTCCAACCATGCTACGACCAagcatacatatatacatataacAATACTTCTCACAGGACAGCATAAAGTGGAAACGGCAGCATGGACGCTCTCATCGCTTCCGCAGGGCCTCTGcccccgaagaagaattacAAAGGCAAATCTACGTCCAATTACATCAAGAAGAGCGGTCCCACATCACACCAAACCATCCCTCGAGCAGACGGGTCCAAGATAGATCCCTCCTTACAGTCCATACTAGGCTCAACTAGAGTTCCAACCTCATTCCATCAGTCCAATCTGGCCAGCGGGTCCGGGTCTGCGGGGGCGATCAAGTCGGATGTCGATATAAGTAGAGTGAAGGATAAGAAGCTACGATCGAAATTGACCAGGCAGGATCTGACGAATAAACAGGCGCAAGTGGAGCGCAACGAGGTCAACGAATGGCTTCACAAGGCTGTCTCGGGAAGTAAAGGTGGGATAGaagttgaggaggaagaaggggaacgGACGTGGAGAGTCAAGCaaaaggagatcgaggaaagTGTAGGACAAGCGAgtaggaagaagaaattcGATTTGAAGTTTGAGGGGATGGGGAGCTATAAGGTCGATTATACGAGGaatggaaggtgagtcataacataacataacataTCATATTCTGAGAGTCACGAGATACTCAAGTGCCCTAGCCCTATTGCGCCTGGATTCACGAATGAGAGACGTGAAACACTGCTGACAAGCCTCGTACGCCTCTAGACACCTAGCAATAGCATCGTCAAGCGGTCACGTAGCTACCTTTGACTGGCAAGCGGGCAAATTGCATTCGGAAATACAGCTCAAGGAATCGGTACGAGATATCAAGTTTCTACATTCGGAAGACTTCTACGCGGTAGCGCAGAAGAGATATGTCTTCATATATGATCAGAACGGAGTCGAGTTGCAGTAAGTGTCGGAAATGCTCATCTCATATCATGATTCATCTCGCCATCCTTCCCCTGACAGAAATGTACCCCtcttccttgccttgccGCACCACTGTTGAACAGCCACAATAATAGAAACAGTAAAGagtgacgaggatgacgcTTACAATGGATTCCATCGCAGTAAATTGAAACAACATATCGATCCCACGTATATGGAATTCCTGCCGTATCATTACCTACTGACGACAGTCGTGAGTATATTCGCTATCTCTAACGCGTCCATGATGCTGAGTGTGCAAGCTGATTCACGATGCACAGGGCCACGCGGGATATCTGAAATACCACGACACATCGACTGGAGTCATGCTCACCCAAATCCCTACACATCTCGGATCCCCTCATTCTATGGCCCAAAACCCCCATTCCGCAATAATACACCTCGGCCACGCAAACGGGACCATGACTCTATGGTCGCCCAACATGACTACGCCTCACGTCAAATTGCTCGCTCACCGAGGGCCCGTCAACGGGATCGCCGTCGATCCAAGCGAAGGTAGCGCAGGGCGATACGTCGCTACGAGCGGGATGGACGGTATGGTCAAGCTATGGGACGGGCGTATGTGGGGTAAAGAACTCCGGTCTTGGCACGTCCGAAATCAAATTACCAACCTGGCTTACTCGGGGATGGGCATGTTATCTGTCGGCGGTAAATCGGGAGTCACAATCTATCGGGATCTACAAGATGGTAATACCTCTCATACACCAACACCATATTTGACATTACCTTTACCGTCCTTGACTTCAAGTAGCGTGAAATTCTGTCCGTTCGAAGATCTGTTGTGTGTGGGCCATGAGAAGGGGATATCGAGTTTGTTGGTTCCCGGAAGCGGAGAGCCGAACTTCGATTCGAATGAGGCGGATCTGTTCGAGACGTATtcgagaaagagggagagggatgtTAGAGGTCTGTTGGATAAGATCAGGCCGGAGCTTATTACCCTCGATACGGATTTCCTGGGTAAGATCAACGAGAGTAGAGGAGGAGAGACGTTCGAAGAGAGGAATAGTAGATCGTATAGGCAGTTGGGCAGGCTGGAGAGATTGAGGGCTAATGGTCAGGCGGATGAACCTGTTCAGTCATTGgagagtgagggtgaagaagatgatcaaggggaagagggcAGAAAGAACGGAAGtaaagaggagaaggtgaagaggaagatgaaaggaaaaggaggtaGTACGAGTAGGTATCTgaggaagaaacagaaaAAGAATATAGTGGACAATAGCTTGGTGAGTTGGgtttaccttctttcctgTATTGGCTGTGACTTGCTTCGAGCTCAGGAGGATAGAATAGACGCTGATAGGCTGGAATACCCTTTCAGCTCGCAATGAGAGCTAAAGTGGCTGCTCAACGAAAAGCGGATGATACCAAACGGAAGATAGCTAGTGGAGAGATCGTCAAGGAGACTGGTGCTTTGGCTAGGTTTGGTTAGATCTATAGTGCGGAATGAGATTCAGGCCGTGTAGATTGTATATTGCCAACGACCAATAACAAGGTGCAATTTGGCTTGTGTCCGCGCTATGTATTGCTATTCAACCGGACGGAGGGCCGTTGAGGGTTAATCTGAGTCTCCAATATTCACACGATTGGCATATCCTTCGATCAAGTCAGAGCAGTCTTGAATGCTGAAGTGTTCGCACTGCCTCGGACTCGGGGAAGCATCACAGATTGGCATTTGTCGTGAGCTGTGATGCGTGCGGAACACATGTCCTGGCTCGAGTGAGAGATCAATTACACTGACACGTCAATAAGCTGCAGATCGTATGTGGGCCAACATACTTATCATCGATCGCCGCATTAGTGAGAAGCGTAACTCGCAATCGTGCTTATGGATTGCAACAATGAACATGTCTTTATGTGTGAGTTAATGACAATGAACTGCATCTCGCAGAAAATCAAATAAGTACTAGCGAAAACGAAGTGTTATATAAAGTATGTAGTAGGCACTATATGATGATAGCTCTACAAAAGTGAAGAAAGCATAACTCGGAAACTactgaatgatgatggatgtaGTAACCGATTAAACTTCTTGAGAAGCCTTGGCCTTTCCTTTGGTCTTGGCTGGGAGGAGTTCGGCCATGATGTGAGGAAGGACACCACCTTGAGAGATGACGACGGAGCCGAGGAGCTTGTTCAATTCCTCATCGTTTCGGACGGCGAGTTGCAAGTGTCTGGGTACGATACGGGACTTCTTGTTGTCTCGGGCGGCGTTACCGGCCAATTCAAGGATTTCAGCAGCAAGGTCTAAGtgagggaagagaaagcaTCAGCTGGATATTCAACGTGTTGGAACAagagcgatgatggagaagacaaCTCACATTCGAGAACAGCAGCGAGGTAGACGGGAGCACCGGAACCAACTCGTTGAGCGTAGTTACCTCTCTTCAAGAGTCTGTGGATACGACCGACAGGGACTgagtagaggaagaagaggtcagCATGGGTGTTATTGGAGAGTGATATCAGAAGTAGTAGTGGAACTTACATTGAAGACCGGCCTTGGAAGATCGGGAAGAGGACTTGGTTTCAGAAGAGGATTTTCCTTTACCACCGGAAGACATTGTGAATGAGTTTGTTGTTTGGGTTGGGGTTGGTTAAGTTGTGAGAAGATAAGTGTTACTGGTGATTGGCTTTGATTTGTATTggatgggaagagggagggaaagaagaacaaagtGGATGTAGGGGTATTTAAATGTTGTGCAACGATAGCACTGTCTGAGAATGACAGGCAGGATAGCAGCGTGGTATGGTATGTAGTATGTATGGACGTAATCAACAAACTACAAGTGACAGGGTAAAAATCATAACGTTCTAAGCAAAGAAATCGACACGCCATCCAAAATCACCGCGCATCACCATTTATCACTTAATAAATCATGACATCGACACTTATGTCGTGACGTTTGTGATTCGGCGTTATTTTATTGGCAATATtgatgaaaatgatgatgtAACCAGTAAATAATCGTTACGCGTCCCTTGATTCAACATTGAAATGACTACGCCACTCTATGTTTCCCTCGAGTGCGTTTGTTTAGTGAGGAATATCATTCACATCATCACATTTCCCTGATACAAcacataccatacataccataccgACATTCAACCAACACGTACTGATCAAACATTTTATAAatacttgatcatcctcttcgtctcttcaCTTTATTCCCTTCCTTCATCAACTCAAGCAAATCAATTCAAGTCTTTTCAAACACTTCAACCGTTTAACCCAAACCAAACCTCAACCCAACAAATATCAATCACAATGGCTCCTAAATCCGTCGCTTCCAAAGCCCCTGCTTCTCAAGCTTCCAAAGCTCCTGCCGCTGCCTCCAAGGCTCCTGccaaggtaagtcatcatCGTGTCTTCATCGTTTACCTTGCTCTACCATCGCTCATTCGGACTTCGGCTGACATACTTTGACTCTTACTTAGGCCGCTAAGACCTCCGCTCCCGCCAAGGACGGTTCTAAGAAGAGATCCAAGAAGAGAGTCGAGTCTTACTCTTCTTACATCTACAAGGTCCTTAAGCAAGTCCACCCCGACACCGGTATCTCGTGAGTTACTTTGCATCTTACTCATCATCCCATTTACTCGTGCTGATATATACGGTCTTTCTTCTATCAGCAACAAAGCTATGGCTATCTTGAACTCCTTCGTCTCCGATATCTTCGAGCGAATCGCTTCCGAGGCCTCCAAGCTCGCTTCATACAACCACCGATCTACTATCTCTTCCCGAGAAATCCAAACCGCTGTTCGACTCATCCTTCCCGGAGAATTGTCCAAGCACGCCATCTCTGAAGGTACCAAGGCCGTCACCAAGTACTCTTCCTCCAAGTAAATCATCGCTTCCTAGCTATTTATTTACTCGGTCTGGATCAGTTACGCCTCTCCATCATTTTTTAGTTTAGTCTCCTCGTATCATGTTATATATCTTATACATTGTATGGTCGAGACTACCTTTTATACTTCGTCTTCGCTAGTTCACTTGACATGAATTGTCCTGTTCACGATACATCTTTGCACAGTTGCACTTCGACAGCTCGATTATTTGcggtccatctccattcaCTGACAATACTGATTTGTACCAATCCTTGTATCATCGCTGCATCAAAGCCCGTCCGTTCTCCTTAGACCAGCGTTGGTGATTCAGAAGGAGTATGGTGTCGGTCTTACCTTAGCCAAGCTGTATGTACATGCTGAAATCAGTCGAGTGACGCGTCTTTGACTTGGAATTATGCAAGGTTGGCATGTCAGATACGGTCTTTTCGAGTGACAGTACCTGCTTATTTCAAGCGCATTgtccgaagagaaggataCTATATGCTATATGCTCATGCATGCTCTTGTATGCAGCGTCGCTCGTGCACAATCTGCAAGATGAAAGCATTATCAAGGCTACGTGCGTCCGGGAGATATGAAATGCGACTGAAGGGAATTGACTTTTCGGTCGTGGAGGCAAGACCAGATGTTGACTTCGTCCTAGTAGTCTGTCCTCTGATTCCTGATGTACCTGATCGAAACTTAGTCAGAGGATCAAAACCTTGATAATGATGCGATACAGAGAATGGagtatgtcatgtcatgtcatgccaTTCTATCTCGGCATATTCCCGGTGGTTTTAGATTCGATGCTGACAATAATGTTGTGTTGCAGAGGTCAGTATTCTCAGACTGCGTTGATGTATCGATGGTCTATACCATGATCCCCTTGTATCGCACAGGCGGTGAATGTGTGACCGTTATTCTCATTCGTTACTTCTTGGTCTGGCTACGAACAGGAACCAGATTTATTGGATCGAGGAGTCCTGCCAGATGAGTTATTCTACTGTGTCGACTGCCAAGCAAGGCCGTACTGTATGCGATGTGTGATATACTTCAGCTCGTAACTCAGATGGACCGGACTACTTCTGATGACATATCCTTCCAAGGTCTTTGGCATGTTTATTCAAATTCTAGGACCCGTGCGTCAATTGTCAACAGCCTTACTTCTATGATGTCCGTGCGCAGTGATCAATCAGAACAGCGTCTGATGGTATAATCTACGTATGATGACACAGTCGAGTTGACTAGACTCTATAGTGAATCACCTCCTTTGGATTAATGGGTGCACGCACTTGACTGAGCCACTGGGAGATTCTCTTGTATATCAGAACGTATAAATACAGCGACGTCAACATGAACACGATCTTCGTTACTGAATCGCCATCTATACTTTCCCTTGTCTGGATTGATATTCGGCGAGGAACGTCCCTCTGCAATCTTGTAATAGTAACAAAAAACCCTCAAGATGCCCACTGAATATGTCAGACAAGGTTGCGGGACTAAGAAGTCTATTAGGTCTGGACTGACCTGTGAGTTGTTCTCACCTTGACACacggagaagatcattcTGGTAATTTCGTCAATCCCGCTCCCGTATGAGGTGTCTTTGCTGTTACGTTGGATTTGCGATTCGTCTTAAAGTCCGGCAACGCTTTTACTTTTCAATCTTCACGTCCGGTGGACATGGTCAAAAGGTTATGTTGCCTCATGGATTCCACCGCTCGATTCGAAGGCGTTGACATCATCAAACCGTTACTCTATTGCCACTTTCCTCCATTATGGGGACGAGGGACATAGTCTTGCCAATGATGTCTACAGCACATTCCCtgcatctccttgatctggatTCAGTATTCGGGCTGCTTTGAAGTCCGTTTCTTCAACTGACAacgagctgacgtgagatgaTTGTATGACAAAAATTCCCCAACCAGTTCCCGTCACTCGAGTCCGAAGACACTTCGTCAAAAAGGAATACGCCCATAGAGTCGACTGGAGCGCAGCTGTTTATCTCGGTAAGCAGTGATctgcctcgcctcgcctAAACATCGTTCATTCGCCAGAGACATAATCTGAATCAGCGTATATGATACTGATGTGTCAATGCTCCGGCCTCTGTTTTATATCTCAATAGCTGCGGTACTCGAATACCTCGTTTGCGAGCTTGTCGAATTAGCTGGGACTGCCGCTTCCGAGCGTAAGTGTTTCCTCGTTTTCCCGTGTCGTCACAAGTGTAAATATCCAAGCTGACCAGTGAGATTCATAGTCGGTAAAAAGCGGATCACACCTCGACATGTTCAATTGGCAGTGAAAGGGGACGAAGAACTCGACAAGCTTCTCCAGAAGGTCTTCATCGCCGAAGGTGGCGTTCGGCCCTTCATCCACGAAACACTAA
It encodes:
- a CDS encoding histone H2B, with protein sequence MAPKSVASKAPASQASKAPAAASKAPAKAAKTSAPAKDGSKKRSKKRVESYSSYIYKVLKQVHPDTGISNKAMAILNSFVSDIFERIASEASKLASYNHRSTISSREIQTAVRLILPGELSKHAISEGTKAVTKYSSSK
- a CDS encoding histone H2A encodes the protein MSSGGKGKSSSETKSSSRSSKAGLQFPVGRIHRLLKRGNYAQRVGSGAPVYLAAVLEYLAAEILELAGNAARDNKKSRIVPRHLQLAVRNDEELNKLLGSVVISQGGVLPHIMAELLPAKTKGKAKASQEV